The following proteins come from a genomic window of Bacillota bacterium:
- a CDS encoding alpha/beta fold hydrolase, which translates to MRYQVGFAGAARRRVFVSLIAPEHPVALALVVHGAGSYLGPYLPFAWELASTGISVTLLDLPGHGLSDGTPAHTRSHTAYLEAIGEALDWARAACPAPSTFLIGESYGAVLALLYAVGHPDPSRQQSGGNPVSGLVLSAPAFRVAGVPGWALTAVRAMARVAPRLRLPRGAPLAVSRNPVAGEIVRRDPFLHRRLSTRYVAELVRAGEQAARRAPEVKVPVLFLISRTDLVVDNRSTREVFSRLGTDDRTWQEFGGLAHALLLEDPAGIAGLVSRWVQGRVCRTTHCPAQPSQA; encoded by the coding sequence GTGCGTTACCAGGTGGGATTTGCCGGCGCGGCACGCCGCCGCGTCTTCGTAAGCCTGATCGCCCCCGAGCATCCCGTCGCCCTGGCCCTGGTGGTGCACGGGGCAGGGTCGTACCTGGGACCGTACTTACCTTTCGCCTGGGAATTGGCCAGCACCGGGATCTCGGTCACCCTGCTTGACCTCCCCGGCCATGGCCTTTCCGACGGCACTCCCGCCCACACCCGCTCCCACACCGCCTACCTGGAAGCCATAGGGGAGGCCCTGGACTGGGCCCGGGCGGCGTGTCCTGCCCCGTCCACCTTCCTCATCGGCGAGAGTTACGGGGCGGTGCTGGCACTCCTTTACGCTGTCGGGCACCCCGATCCCAGCCGCCAGCAGTCGGGGGGGAATCCCGTGAGCGGGCTGGTGCTGTCTGCACCAGCCTTCCGGGTGGCGGGGGTGCCGGGTTGGGCCCTCACGGCCGTCCGGGCCATGGCGCGGGTGGCGCCTCGGCTCCGGCTGCCCCGGGGTGCTCCCCTGGCGGTGAGCAGAAATCCGGTGGCTGGGGAGATCGTGCGCCGGGACCCCTTCCTGCACCGGCGGCTGAGCACCCGCTACGTGGCCGAGCTGGTGCGTGCAGGCGAGCAAGCTGCCCGCAGGGCCCCCGAGGTCAAGGTCCCCGTCCTTTTCCTCATCTCCCGTACGGACCTGGTCGTGGACAACCGCTCCACCAGGGAGGTATTCTCCCGCCTGGGTACCGACGATCGTACCTGGCAGGAGTTCGGAGGTCTGGCCCATGCCCTGCTGCTGGAAGACCCCGCCGGGATCGCGGGCCTGGTGTCCCGCTGGGTCCAGGGCCGGGTTTGTCGCACTACGCACTGCCCGGCACAACCGTCTCAAGCATGA
- a CDS encoding Hsp20/alpha crystallin family protein: MSLMRWDPFRDLVEIQRSLEDLFRRTFATWEQPLAAPVRSTGWVPALDVIQKEGQLLIRAELPGVDPEQVEVTVEDNQLTIKGERKEEVQVEKENWLRRELRYGSFQRCLTLPAEADTEHIKATYRNGVLEITVPYQPTAKPRRLTIDVEKPKK; the protein is encoded by the coding sequence ATGTCCCTCATGCGCTGGGATCCGTTCCGTGACCTGGTGGAGATCCAGCGGAGCCTGGAGGACCTGTTCCGGCGTACATTCGCCACCTGGGAACAGCCCCTGGCGGCCCCGGTCCGGAGCACCGGCTGGGTGCCGGCCCTGGACGTCATCCAGAAGGAGGGGCAGCTTCTGATCAGGGCCGAACTGCCGGGGGTGGATCCGGAGCAGGTGGAAGTGACGGTAGAGGACAACCAGCTCACCATCAAAGGCGAGCGCAAGGAAGAGGTACAGGTCGAAAAGGAAAACTGGCTGCGGCGCGAATTGCGTTACGGGTCCTTTCAGAGGTGCCTGACCCTGCCCGCCGAGGCCGACACGGAGCACATCAAGGCCACCTACCGCAACGGGGTCCTGGAGATCACCGTGCCCTATCAGCCCACTGCCAAGCCTCGCCGGCTCACCATCGACGTGGAAAAACCCAAGAAGTAG
- a CDS encoding XRE family transcriptional regulator — translation MGGGCCQLGRIIRQKRKERKLTLQQLAAASGLSLGFLSQVENGQTLPSLSSLRKIAQGLNTSLFTLLAYGEDRYSSVVRPGERKTVKWPQLNVAFELLSGSHGPVNLEAALTHLPPGAHTCDQPLAHGYGPAEEFTYVITGRVKLFLGDETIDLEQGSSVHFSSLIPHKYANDGDEEAVMLTVMSPPSF, via the coding sequence GTGGGCGGTGGTTGCTGCCAACTGGGTCGGATCATCCGGCAGAAGCGCAAGGAACGAAAGCTCACCCTACAGCAACTGGCGGCGGCGTCAGGCCTCAGCCTGGGGTTCCTCTCTCAGGTGGAAAACGGCCAGACGCTGCCTTCCCTTTCTTCTCTGCGCAAAATCGCCCAGGGTTTGAACACCTCGCTGTTCACGCTGCTGGCGTACGGCGAAGACAGGTACTCGTCGGTGGTGCGCCCGGGCGAACGCAAGACGGTGAAATGGCCCCAGCTCAACGTGGCCTTCGAGTTGCTCTCAGGAAGCCACGGACCGGTCAACCTGGAGGCGGCACTCACCCACCTGCCCCCCGGGGCACACACCTGTGACCAGCCCCTGGCCCATGGATACGGCCCGGCCGAGGAGTTCACATACGTGATAACCGGCCGGGTGAAACTTTTCCTTGGGGACGAGACGATCGACCTGGAGCAGGGTTCAAGCGTTCACTTCAGTTCCCTCATACCACACAAATACGCCAACGATGGCGATGAGGAAGCCGTCATGCTTACCGTCATGTCGCCTCCTTCGTTCTAG
- a CDS encoding Zn-ribbon domain-containing OB-fold protein: MSVHIREYPGVPLRDRDLQEGRVLATEWRVKAQYAWDTGAALSRFFRGLKEGKIYGRWCPGCNRVMVPPRMFCEWCFRPTVRWVAVRDTGRVNTFSVSYVNWDASRSSVPRVPAVIELDGASPGMGIMHLLGEVGDTLEEILRRVRVGMPVRAVWKPPTERQGAITDILYFAPVEGPGGGENG, encoded by the coding sequence ATGAGCGTGCATATCCGCGAATATCCCGGAGTTCCCCTCAGAGACCGTGACCTGCAGGAAGGCAGGGTGCTCGCCACGGAGTGGCGCGTGAAGGCCCAGTACGCCTGGGACACGGGGGCAGCCCTGAGCAGGTTCTTCCGGGGGCTCAAAGAGGGCAAGATCTACGGGCGCTGGTGCCCTGGCTGCAACCGGGTGATGGTGCCGCCCCGCATGTTCTGTGAGTGGTGCTTCCGTCCCACGGTACGCTGGGTGGCCGTGCGGGACACGGGGCGGGTCAACACCTTCTCCGTCTCGTACGTTAACTGGGATGCCAGCCGCTCTTCCGTGCCCCGGGTGCCGGCGGTGATTGAACTGGACGGGGCCAGCCCGGGGATGGGCATCATGCACCTCCTGGGCGAGGTGGGCGACACGCTGGAGGAAATCCTGCGTCGGGTGCGGGTGGGTATGCCGGTGCGGGCCGTGTGGAAGCCGCCGACCGAGAGGCAGGGGGCCATCACCGACATCCTGTACTTCGCACCGGTCGAGGGGCCGGGAGGTGGGGAGAATGGGTAG
- a CDS encoding transcription repressor NadR gives MAASRREHILALLRQARGPVTGSDLARRLGVSRQVIVQDIALLRAAGEDILATPQGYRLGPGMPARPYRKVIAVRHSPAQTGDELYTLVEAGVRVLDVIVEHPIYGELRGLLLLETREDVTTFLERVASSGAALLSSLTGGVHLHTLEASHPDAIEAARTRLHEKGYLLDAS, from the coding sequence TTGGCGGCATCACGCCGGGAACACATCCTGGCTCTTTTGAGACAGGCCCGCGGCCCGGTCACCGGGTCAGACCTGGCGCGCAGGTTGGGCGTTAGCCGGCAGGTGATTGTGCAGGATATTGCCCTCTTGCGCGCGGCCGGGGAGGACATCCTGGCCACCCCCCAGGGATACCGGTTGGGGCCCGGTATGCCGGCCCGTCCCTACCGGAAGGTGATCGCGGTCAGGCATTCCCCCGCCCAAACCGGGGACGAGCTGTACACCCTCGTGGAGGCGGGGGTACGGGTTCTGGACGTGATCGTGGAGCATCCCATCTATGGGGAGCTGCGCGGTCTTTTGCTCCTGGAAACGCGGGAAGACGTGACCACCTTCCTCGAGCGGGTGGCCAGTTCCGGGGCTGCCCTCCTTTCCAGCCTGACGGGGGGCGTGCACCTGCATACCCTGGAGGCGTCTCACCCGGATGCCATCGAAGCTGCTCGGACCCGGCTGCACGAGAAAGGCTACCTGCTGGACGCTTCGTGA
- a CDS encoding phosphatidylglycerophosphatase A yields the protein MRQVVATMLSQRGVSIPALAQVVLDLQRPYAPDLTLAECEESLWHVLDKREVQNAVLTGLALDMLAEKDMLPEPLGSMVRRDDPLYGIDEILPLSIVNVYGTIGLTNFGYLDKVKPGPIGGANRRVGQVNTFLDDLISALAAAAAARIAHRRGPASP from the coding sequence ATGCGGCAGGTGGTGGCCACCATGCTCAGCCAGCGCGGGGTGAGCATCCCCGCCCTGGCGCAGGTGGTACTGGATCTGCAGAGGCCCTACGCCCCCGACCTCACCCTGGCCGAGTGCGAGGAGTCGCTGTGGCACGTGCTCGATAAACGCGAAGTCCAAAACGCCGTACTCACCGGTCTGGCGCTGGACATGCTGGCAGAAAAGGACATGCTCCCCGAGCCGCTGGGGAGCATGGTCCGCCGGGATGATCCCCTCTACGGGATCGACGAGATCCTGCCGCTCTCCATCGTCAACGTTTATGGTACCATAGGCCTGACCAACTTCGGTTACCTGGACAAGGTCAAACCCGGCCCTATCGGAGGCGCAAACCGCCGCGTGGGCCAGGTCAATACCTTCCTTGACGACCTCATCTCCGCTCTGGCTGCGGCGGCAGCGGCCCGCATCGCCCACCGTCGGGGACCCGCCTCACCCTGA
- a CDS encoding ECF transporter S component, with amino-acid sequence MRAKEVVVGGLLTALALLIPILFRGYLQVVIPPFSATLFSHVPEMLAMLVSPAVAAFVGLGSTFGFLITLGPVVAARAFVHVLWGVLGAILVRRGWPLWAALAVALPVHALGEALAVLAFGYNLAVALVQVGVGTALHHVADGVASLAVARVLGTTLTSVSLPVQPAMRRR; translated from the coding sequence GTGCGCGCTAAGGAAGTTGTCGTCGGTGGTTTGCTCACTGCGCTGGCTTTGTTGATTCCCATCCTTTTTCGCGGTTACCTGCAGGTGGTCATACCACCTTTTTCCGCTACGCTGTTTTCTCACGTGCCCGAGATGCTGGCCATGCTGGTGAGCCCGGCCGTGGCGGCGTTTGTGGGGCTGGGTTCGACTTTTGGGTTCCTGATTACCCTGGGCCCGGTGGTGGCAGCCCGCGCATTCGTGCATGTGTTGTGGGGTGTTCTGGGCGCCATCCTGGTAAGGCGGGGCTGGCCCCTTTGGGCAGCCCTGGCGGTTGCCCTACCTGTTCATGCTCTGGGCGAGGCGTTGGCGGTGTTGGCCTTCGGCTATAACCTGGCGGTGGCCCTGGTGCAGGTGGGAGTGGGGACGGCTCTTCACCACGTGGCCGATGGGGTGGCTTCCCTGGCGGTGGCCAGGGTACTGGGGACAACACTGACGTCAGTAAGCCTTCCCGTGCAGCCGGCGATGCGCCGGCGCTAG
- a CDS encoding PIG-L deacetylase family protein, whose protein sequence is MRRVSGRTIVVVQAHQDDGDFYCGGSVARWCRQGDRVIYVIVTDGSKGTMDPQQDPAALAEIRREEQKRAAEVLGVKECLFLGYPDGDLVPDLALREKLVAIYRRYRPDLLVTHDPSWKSYLLHPDHRITGEMAMYAAMAAGMPLFHREHLQQGLEAHQIAEALLFHSPDPDYTEDISDYVGIKVKALMCHRSQFYLLGQAESALGISFDQLQFLYQRKPESLPMGVVRERFKRVVMTAGGPAL, encoded by the coding sequence GTGAGGAGGGTGTCGGGGCGTACCATAGTGGTGGTGCAGGCCCACCAGGATGATGGCGACTTTTACTGCGGCGGCAGTGTGGCCCGCTGGTGCCGGCAGGGGGACCGGGTCATCTACGTGATCGTGACGGACGGCAGCAAAGGGACTATGGATCCACAACAGGACCCAGCCGCCCTGGCGGAGATCAGACGGGAGGAGCAGAAGCGGGCAGCAGAGGTGCTGGGGGTTAAGGAGTGCCTGTTCCTGGGATACCCTGACGGTGACCTGGTGCCCGACCTGGCCCTGCGCGAGAAGCTGGTGGCTATCTACCGGCGGTACCGGCCCGACCTGCTGGTGACCCACGATCCGTCGTGGAAGAGCTACCTGCTTCATCCCGACCACCGCATCACCGGGGAAATGGCCATGTACGCTGCCATGGCGGCGGGAATGCCCCTCTTCCACCGGGAACACCTGCAGCAGGGGCTGGAGGCGCACCAGATAGCCGAGGCCTTGCTCTTTCACTCTCCTGACCCGGACTACACCGAGGATATCAGTGATTACGTGGGCATCAAGGTGAAGGCCCTGATGTGCCACCGCAGCCAGTTCTACCTGCTGGGCCAGGCGGAGAGCGCCCTGGGGATTTCATTTGATCAGCTGCAGTTCCTCTACCAGCGGAAGCCCGAAAGTCTACCGATGGGTGTTGTGAGAGAAAGGTTCAAGCGCGTGGTGATGACCGCCGGGGGTCCCGCTCTCTGA
- a CDS encoding DUF2892 domain-containing protein has product MQNNLGATDRTVRIVVGVVLLALRFFVPVAGFLGGLFVLVGAYLLVTAAIGYCPVYHLFRYSTAREQRQQPTS; this is encoded by the coding sequence TTGCAGAACAATCTGGGAGCCACCGATCGCACGGTGCGCATTGTGGTGGGGGTAGTGCTCCTGGCCCTGCGCTTTTTCGTCCCGGTGGCGGGATTCCTGGGGGGCCTGTTCGTCCTGGTGGGGGCCTACCTGCTGGTGACGGCCGCAATCGGCTACTGCCCGGTGTACCACCTGTTTCGCTACTCCACGGCCCGGGAGCAGCGCCAGCAGCCCACCAGTTGA
- a CDS encoding Zn-ribbon domain-containing OB-fold protein gives MGSLEKPSRWQDAPPLFGDQGVWHQYTYGLAGEKFFRGLMEEKLLAATCPECGRRYLPPQIYCPECFTRTGDWTEVKPPGVVQSFTVLHRDLEDAPLPEPQVVVFISFPGTCGGIIHLLGEIPREEVCIGLLVEPVFADEKQGNWQDIRYFRPARRAG, from the coding sequence ATGGGTAGCCTGGAAAAGCCGTCCCGCTGGCAGGATGCGCCACCCCTGTTCGGCGACCAGGGGGTGTGGCACCAGTACACGTACGGACTCGCGGGAGAGAAGTTCTTCCGGGGCCTCATGGAAGAGAAGTTGCTGGCTGCCACCTGCCCCGAGTGCGGGCGCCGCTACCTGCCTCCTCAAATTTACTGCCCCGAGTGTTTCACCCGCACCGGGGATTGGACAGAGGTGAAACCGCCGGGGGTGGTACAGAGCTTCACCGTTTTACACCGGGACCTGGAGGATGCCCCCCTGCCCGAACCGCAGGTGGTGGTGTTCATTTCCTTCCCCGGTACCTGCGGGGGCATCATCCACCTGCTGGGTGAGATCCCCCGCGAGGAGGTATGCATCGGCCTGCTTGTAGAGCCGGTGTTCGCGGATGAAAAGCAGGGGAACTGGCAGGACATCCGCTACTTCCGTCCCGCACGCCGTGCCGGCTAA
- a CDS encoding acetyl-CoA acetyltransferase, which yields MRIAIVGVGATPLRSLSTCASFRELVYEAATRAYEDAGIEPKDVDTFVAVSEDYWEGTAIFDEYVPDQLGAVLKPVHTICADGITGLAAGLLLLETGQFRIAVVEGHAKPSNVLYPSHIEAFALDPVFVRPLGLNPRFVAGLGMRRFLAEREYTELDCARVVAKNRRHALDNPWAAHPAVVEPEDVLASEPVAEPLKELDVAPYADGAVVLVLACEEVARRLRDDPVFVRGIGWAQDTPDLSRWEWGRAVYCELAARMAYRMAGIRDPVRELDLAEVDDTFSYKELQHLEALGLARPGDAAAMVQEGFFSRGGQLPVNPSGGNLGAGYLLDASGLRQVAEVVWQLRGEAGARQVPGAEVGLAQSWRGIPTASGAVAVLAR from the coding sequence ATGAGAATTGCTATCGTGGGCGTGGGCGCCACGCCGCTGAGGTCGTTGTCTACCTGTGCCTCTTTTCGCGAACTCGTTTACGAAGCGGCCACCAGGGCTTACGAAGATGCCGGCATCGAACCCAAGGACGTGGATACGTTTGTGGCCGTGTCCGAGGATTACTGGGAAGGCACGGCCATCTTTGATGAGTACGTGCCCGACCAGCTGGGCGCCGTCCTGAAGCCCGTGCACACCATCTGCGCGGATGGCATCACGGGCCTGGCGGCGGGCCTCCTGCTGCTGGAGACGGGCCAGTTCCGTATCGCCGTGGTGGAGGGGCACGCCAAACCCTCCAACGTGCTGTACCCATCCCACATCGAAGCGTTCGCCCTCGACCCCGTCTTCGTGCGCCCGCTGGGTCTGAACCCGCGCTTTGTGGCGGGGCTCGGGATGCGCCGTTTCCTGGCCGAGCGCGAGTACACGGAACTGGATTGTGCCCGCGTGGTGGCGAAGAACCGGCGGCATGCCCTGGATAACCCCTGGGCGGCCCACCCGGCGGTGGTCGAGCCCGAGGACGTGCTGGCCTCCGAGCCGGTGGCCGAGCCCCTCAAGGAACTGGACGTGGCTCCTTACGCAGACGGGGCGGTGGTGCTCGTCCTGGCGTGCGAAGAGGTGGCGCGCCGGCTGCGGGATGACCCCGTGTTCGTGCGGGGGATCGGATGGGCGCAGGACACCCCTGACCTGAGCCGGTGGGAGTGGGGGCGGGCCGTGTACTGCGAGCTGGCCGCCCGCATGGCCTACCGGATGGCCGGCATCAGGGATCCCGTGCGGGAACTGGATCTGGCCGAGGTGGATGACACCTTCTCCTACAAGGAACTGCAGCACCTGGAGGCCCTGGGGCTGGCCCGGCCCGGGGATGCGGCTGCCATGGTGCAGGAGGGATTCTTTTCCCGGGGCGGCCAGCTCCCCGTGAACCCCTCCGGTGGCAACCTGGGGGCGGGGTATCTTCTGGATGCCTCCGGGTTGCGGCAGGTGGCGGAAGTGGTATGGCAGCTGCGGGGTGAGGCGGGTGCCCGTCAGGTACCGGGGGCGGAAGTGGGGCTGGCCCAGTCCTGGCGCGGGATACCCACTGCCTCCGGCGCCGTGGCAGTCCTGGCTCGTTAG
- a CDS encoding thiolase domain-containing protein produces MGYQNKVAVVGAGLTRFVRRAQETGKELCFEAARMALDAAGLRPRDIEAVVMGTAPDVFDGVHMKGEYLADGAGGFRKPYMRSFVGGGSGVFAAIHGWYHVASGHFDTVLVVAEEKMSSCLPHPQAAFNGIYDQFLERPLGVNLLWIFALEMNRYMQVHKIPLETIALVSVKNKRNGLDHPCAQEGIPGNYTVEEIVGSEVMVWPVTRLMVSPVTDAAAAIVMVSERVAKRISDRPVWVKGVGWHLDTSYWTNRDLYYPKYVEYAARMAYDMAGITNPRREIDVVEAYDPFAYKELHHMEGLLLCDKGEAPRLLERGITARNGELPVCPSGGLLGVGNPIAAAGLMKVAEIFWQLRGEAGARQVSRPVRTGLAQAWGDLMQVGTVVVLGV; encoded by the coding sequence ATGGGATATCAGAATAAGGTGGCAGTGGTGGGCGCCGGCCTCACCCGCTTCGTGCGGCGGGCCCAGGAGACGGGGAAGGAACTGTGCTTTGAAGCCGCCCGCATGGCCCTGGATGCGGCTGGGCTGCGCCCGCGGGACATCGAGGCTGTGGTGATGGGCACCGCGCCCGACGTGTTCGATGGGGTGCACATGAAGGGGGAGTACCTGGCCGACGGCGCGGGAGGGTTCCGCAAGCCCTACATGCGCTCATTCGTGGGGGGCGGGTCCGGCGTGTTCGCCGCCATCCACGGATGGTACCACGTCGCTTCCGGTCACTTCGACACCGTCCTGGTGGTGGCGGAGGAGAAGATGTCCTCCTGCCTGCCTCACCCCCAGGCGGCTTTTAACGGCATTTACGACCAGTTCCTGGAGAGGCCGCTGGGCGTCAACCTGTTGTGGATTTTCGCCCTGGAAATGAACCGCTACATGCAGGTACACAAGATCCCCCTGGAGACCATCGCCCTGGTGTCGGTCAAGAACAAGAGGAATGGCCTGGACCACCCCTGCGCCCAGGAAGGTATCCCCGGCAACTACACCGTGGAGGAGATCGTTGGTTCGGAGGTGATGGTCTGGCCGGTAACCCGGCTCATGGTTTCCCCGGTCACCGATGCGGCGGCCGCCATCGTCATGGTATCCGAGCGGGTGGCCAAGCGCATCAGCGATCGGCCGGTGTGGGTGAAGGGGGTAGGGTGGCACCTGGACACGTCCTACTGGACAAACCGGGACCTGTACTATCCCAAGTACGTAGAGTACGCCGCCCGCATGGCCTACGACATGGCCGGCATCACCAATCCCCGGCGGGAGATAGACGTGGTGGAGGCATACGATCCTTTCGCGTACAAGGAGTTGCACCACATGGAGGGACTGCTCCTGTGCGACAAGGGTGAGGCTCCCCGCCTCCTGGAAAGGGGTATCACCGCCCGGAACGGAGAGCTCCCCGTCTGTCCCTCCGGGGGCCTGCTCGGGGTCGGGAACCCCATCGCCGCCGCCGGCCTGATGAAGGTGGCGGAGATATTCTGGCAGCTGCGCGGGGAAGCGGGAGCAAGGCAGGTTTCCCGGCCCGTGCGCACCGGCCTGGCTCAGGCCTGGGGTGACCTGATGCAGGTGGGCACCGTGGTGGTACTGGGGGTGTGA